The sequence below is a genomic window from Dyadobacter chenwenxiniae.
CTTATCCGTATAATCAGTTTGAAGATTTTTATGAATTGGGCCTGACAATTTACTCGCAGCAGGAAGCCAACCAGTTCCTGGGTCAGAAAGGCTCGATTTATGAACTTTATTTAGCAAGATAACGCCAACCTTCTGATATCTTCACAGCCCCCGGTAATTGAAACGAGGTCAGCTTTATGCTTTAACCGTTTCAATAAACCTGGGGGCTTTTCTGTTTTTAGAGGCTTGCTCATAGGCATAAGCAATGCGAATCAGGTCCGGCTCTCCAAATGCTTTACCCAAAAATGAAATGCCGACGGGAAGCTCATTCACAGCACCCATAGGAACAGTTACGGAAGGGAATCCGGATATCGCAGCTGGTCCATAACCGCCGTAACCAGTCCAAAAGTCTCCGTTAACCAGGTCATTGCACCAGGCAGGGCCGGTTGCTGGTCCACAAAGCGCATCCAGTTTTTCTGACTCAAACAGTGCATTCAATGTATTTCTCACATTTAATATTTTTTTCAGGGCTTCTTTGTATTCCTTCGATTCTAGATCGCCTTTTTCCTGCGAGATTTCCAGTAATTCCTGCTGGAAATAAGGCATTGCCTTTGCAGCATTGGCTTTGTTGAACGCGATCAGTGCTTCCAAAGACTTTATTTTTGAGTTTGATTTGGAAAGATATTTATTCAAACCATCCTTAAATTCATAATGTAGCAGAATAGACTCGGCTCCGTCCACTTTTTGCGTCTTCATATAATTCACTTCTACAATCACAGCCCCTTTTTCCCTCATTTGATCCAATGCTTTTTTTAGCAAAGCATCCACATCTTCGTGTTGTTTCAGAAAATCTTTTTCAATTCCGATGCGCTTTCCTTTCAAGCCGTTAGGGTAAAGGGAAGCGGTGAAGTCGGTGAAAATTTTATAATCAACGGCAGTTTTTGCTGGATCGTTGGGGTCGGCCCCCACCATTGCGCTAAGTAACATGGCGGCATCCGCAACCGTCCTTCCGAGTGGTCCGGCCGTGTCCTGAGTTGCCGATATGGGGATAATGCCTGAGCGGCTTACCAACCCCACCGTCGGTTTGATGCCGACCACACCATTCATCGCTGCCGGGCATGCGATGGAACCGTTGGTTTCCGTGCCTACAGCCACAGCGCAGAAATTTGCGGCAACGGCCGCGCCTGATCCCGAACTGGAACCGCAAGGGGAACGGTCCAGTATGTACGGATTCCTGGTTTGCCCGCCACGGCTGCTCCATCCGCTCGACGAACGCGTAGACCGAAAGTTAGCCCATTCGCTCATATTGGTTTTGCCGAGAATAACCGTTCCGGCTTCGCGCATTTTCTTGACTACAAATGCATCCACAGAAGCAATGTTGCCGGCAAGTGCGATTGAGCCCGCAGTTGTTTGCATTTTATCCTTCGTATCAATGTTATCCTTGATCAGCACCGGAATGCCGTGCATCGGCCCCCGGACCTTCCCGTTTTTTCGCTCCGCATCCATCGCATCCGCAATGGCAAGTGCGTCCGGGTTGACTTCGATCACTGCATTGATCTTCGGCCCTTTTTTATCAAAAGCAGCAATTTGATCAAGGTAATGCTCTGTGATTGAGCGAGATGATAATTTGCCCTGCTTCATCTGCTCCTGCATTTGCACGACCGTCATTTCGGCTAATGCGAATTTGGACGGCTCGTGCTTTTCCTGGTTTGCCGATTTGGTCTGACATTGAAAAAATGGAAACGCAACAGTAGTAATTCCAGCAGCAGAAGCCAGACGCACAAAGTTTCTTCTTTTCATAAAGCATTATCATAGGTTCAGATGCAATATAAAAAGTCTCCGTAGTGAAATGTTAACGGCGGGATTTTTTTTCAGTAAGCTGTTTCCAGATCCAGAAAATCAGCCAGAACGGTCCGATCATAATGACGGTGACAACCGTTGCTACGCCGAGAATCAGGGCGAATAAGAATCGAAGGGTTACTATAATAATTTCGGTCATTGCTATGAGTGTGTGTGAATTGTAGAATAAATTATACTGTACTTTCTTGCGCTTAGAATGTTTTTGACAAATAGATATAGTAAGTATAACTAGGCATAGTTATAAATAGCTAAATGCCTTTAAATGATATAAATATCTAATAAAATTATCATATATAATTTCTCTGGCACGGTTATTTTTTTAACTTTGTCATTGAAAAATATCACATAAACAGTAATTGTCATGGACTTCTTATCAAACGTCATATATTATTCAGGTAAGTTACTTTTCGCAACAATTTTGTTTGTTGCCATGATCATTTCTACCATCGTGTCCTTGCCGTTTATCGGTGTAGGATTGATTAAAGACGCTATTGATTCACATTCGCACCAGCATGCGGACCGGAATCACATGGCGGATTATTTCGGATAATACGATCTTGACATATTGAATAATATAAATGGGTGCAGAAATCAGATTCTGCCCCTTTTTTTGTTCATATACTACATAAACATGGCAACATTCCGAGGTCATGAGAAGTTATTCTTCCAAATCGAATACTTTTGGGCTTTATCCATATAGTTAGTCGTAGTAACCAAAATGGCCGGAATGTTTTCAGAAAGGATTGTTAAATGCGTTTTTATATGGGGACTAAGTGCAGTGACTTCGTTCACTTATGCCCAGGAAAGTAGATATAGTTTTGAACAAGGCATGATGGGCTCTCCATTTAAGCTCGTGTTTTATGCAAAAAACGATTCCGTAGCTAACATTGCAGCCCAAAGTGCATTTAAAAGAATTGAGAAACTGAACGAACTTTTAAGCGATTACCGCGATGGAAGTGAAATAAACATGCTTTCGGCCCAGTCCGGAAGCGGCAAATGGGTGCCGGTGAGTGATGATCTCTTCAACATTCTGGCCATCAGTCAGGATATCAGCGTAAAAACGGATGGGGCTTTTGACGCAACTTTGGGCCCGGTGGTGCAGATGTGGCGCCACGCGACCAGGAAGGGCATTTTTCCGAAGGAAAGCGAAATTAAGGAAGCGATGGCGAAAACGGGTTACACAAAAATGAAGCTTGACCCGAAATCCAAAAAAGTATTTCTGTCACAAAAGGGGATGCGGCTGGACATTGGTGGTCTTGGGAAAGGATTCGCCGCCGAAGAAGCGGTGAAAGTCTTGCAGACCTTTGGTATAAAATCAATTATGATGGATGCCGGCGGAAAAATCGTTCTCACCAGTCCGCCACCGGGGACAGAAGGCTGGAACATTACCATTTCAAATGGCAGTGATTCGCTTAAAACAATGGCATTATCAAACGTGGCGCTCGCCACCTCCGGCCCAACGTATCGTTTTATGGAATATAATGGGACCAGATATTCGCACATTGTCGATCCGAAAACGGGCATAGGGCTGTTATTTCACGTGCGAACAACTGTTATTTCGCTGGATGGGACCGTTGCGGATGCACTAGCGACAGCATTCAGTGTGGCAGGAATCGCGAAAAGCAAGAAGATCATCGCACGGTTTCCTGACAGTAAAGTTTGGCTGGTGGAAAGGCAGGATGAGCGTGTGGCCGAATGGAATACATTGGAATAGTTTTTTAACCCTCACCTTGAAAGCATAGCTTACCGCTTTTTCAGCTAAAATTTATGACAAAGACTATTTTTATCGCTTCCGCAGAGCCATATGCAGGGAAGTCAGTGATTGCATTGGGCCTTGTTAATATGCTTTTGTCCAAAACACAAAAAATCGGTTTTTTTAAACCCATCATTTCCCAGCAGGAACCCGGGCGGAAAGACAAGCACATTGAGGCCATTATTAGTTACTTTTCATTGCCTATTGCTTACGAGGATACATTCGCTTTTACCCGGCAGGAAGTTTTGCAACACCCCGAATCGGAAAACTGGGGCGAAATGATCAACACCATTATCAGCAAGTTTAAAAAGCTGGAAGAGGATTACGATTTTACCGTCATTGAAGGAAGTGACTTTTTAGGTGAAGGAATTGCCTTTGAATTCGAATCCAACGCGGCGATTGCTAAAAACCTTGGTGCGCCGGTGCTGACAATCATCAATGGTGAAAATAAATCTACGGCTCAGATTATTAATTCAGCGCTGAATGTGCTGCGAAATTTTGAATCGCGTGAAGTCCAGGTGCTGGGCATTGTGGCGAATCGGGTTAAGGCCGAACAAGTGGAAGACGTCAGGGAATTGCTGCGGATGCAGTTACCGGACGACATTATGCTCACGGTGATTCCCTGGGAAAAAGCGCTGCTAAGTCCTACTATGCGCGAAATTGCCGATGCGCTCGACGCCAAAGTGCTTTTTGGGGAACATTTGCTTTCGAGCCAGGTTGACAACTACGTGACCGGTGCCATGATGCTGCCCAACTTTCTGAACCATATCAAAGAGAATGTGCTGATCATCACACCCGGCGACCGGGGCGACATTGTGATCGGTGCATTGCAGGCTAACCTTTCCACCAATTATCCCAAAGTTGCAGGCATTGTTCTGACGGCCGGAACCATTCCCGAAGAGCCGGTAATGAGGCTGGTGGAAGGTTTGCAAAACATTATCCCCATCATTGCCGTACAGCAAGGCACATTTGGAACGACGACGGCCATTGGTGCGATACATTCGCGAATTACTGCGGACAACACGAAAAAGATCGAGCTGGCGATCGACACTTTTGAAAAATATGTGGATATGAAAAAGCTGGATGATAAAATCATCACATTCCAGCCAGAAGGAATCACGCCACATATGTTTCAGTATCAACTGGTGAAATGGGCGAAAAGCCAGAAAAAGCACATTGTCCTGCCGGAAGGCAATGATGACCGGATTTTACGGGCGGCTGCCAGGTTAGTTGGCCAGAATGTGGTGGACCTGACGATCCTTGGTGATCCAACGGAAGTTGCCGCTGCTATTAAAAGGCTGGGAATAGATCTCGACCTGAATATAGTCAGGGTTGTAAATCCAACTCATTCGGAACATTATGAAGATTATGTAGAGACACTGTATGAGCTCCGGAAAAATAAAAATGTAAACCTGGAAATGGCGCGCGACCTGATGACGGATGTCTCGTATTTCGGCACAATGATGGTTTACAAAGGTCATGCGGATGGAATGGTTTCCGGCGCGGTGCACACGACGCAGCACACGATCCGGCCCGCATTGCAGTTTATCAAAACAAAACCAGGCGTTTCCATCGTCTCGTCCATCTTCTTTATGTGCCTCCCGGACCGCGTCGCGATCTTTGGCGACTGTGCCGTAAACCCAAACCCAACGGCTTCCCAGCTTGCCGATATCGCTATTTCATCCGCCGAAAGCAGTGCGAGATTTGGCATTGAACCGCGCATTGCAATGCTGTCTTATTCATCCGGAACTTCGGGAGAAGGCGAGGATGTGGAACGTGTTCGCGAGGCGACGGCTCTTGTAAAGGAGCGGGCGCCGCATCTCAAAGTGGAAGGTCCCATCCAGTATGACGCCGCTGTGGACCCGATTGTAGGCAACCAGAAATTATCGAATTCCGAAGTAGCAGGAAAGGCCAGCGTGCTGATTTTTCCAGACCTGAACACAGGGAATAACACTTACAAAGCCGTTCAGCGTGAAACGGGGGCTTTGGCAATCGGGCCGATGTTGCAGGGGCTGAATAAACCCATCAACGACCTGAGCCGCGGATGCACCGTCGACGATATTTTTAACACCGTGGTAATCACCGCCATTCAATGTCAGCAAGAATGAACATTCTCATCATCAATTCAGGAAGCAGCTCGCTTAAATATCAGTTTTTCAAAATGCCCGAGCAAAAACCGCTTTGTGTCGGGATCATTGAAAGGATAGGAAAAGAAAATTGTTTTATCAGGCATAAAGTGCAGCGGGACGGAGTGGAGAAGCTTACAGAAAAGACTTTCTTCGTCAAAGACCATTCCGAAGGCCTTCAAAATGTTGTGCAGTTATTAACCGATCCGGAAACGGGTGTTATTGAAAAGACTGGTGAAATTGAAGTGATCGGGCACCGGGTGGTGCATGGAGGCGAAGATTTTACGACGGCTGTTATGGTGACAGATGAAGTGAAAGAAAAAATCCGCTCGCTTTTTTCCCTGGCACCATTGCATAATCCTGTTAATTATAAATGCATTGAGATAGCAGAAAAGACTTTTCCGGACGCAAAACAAATTGCCGTTTTCGACACTGCGTTTCATCAATCCATGCCAGAATACGCATTTCGCTATGCAATTCCCGAGAAATATTATTCAGAAATGCGGATCCGCGCTTACGGGTTTCACGGCACCAGTCACAAGTTTGTCAGCTCCGCGGCGATGAACTGGTTGCAAAAGCCCGATGCTAAAATCATCAGCATTCATTTAGGAAATGGGTGCAGCATTACTGCCGTCGACGCGGGGAAGTCGCTGGATACTAGCATGGGTTTTGGTCCTTTGAGCGGACTCATCATGGGAACGCGGTCGGGCGACATTGATCCGTCTGTTATTTTGCATTTGCTTCGGCAGGAGAAAAAAACACCGGATGAGATGGATGTTTTGCTTAACAAGCAATCGGGCATGATGGGGCTTACAGGCCATAGCGACATGCGTGATGTGCGAAAACTACTTGAAATGGGTAATTATGACGCCGAATTAGCCGCGGACATGTTTGCTTACCGCATCAAAAAATACATTGGCTCTTATGCCGCAATATTAAATGGGCTGGACGCAGTCATTTTCACCGCTGGCGTAGGCGAGAATGACGCCCTCATGCGTGAGAGGGTCTGCAGGGATATGGAATTTTTAGGTTTGACGATCGATTCCGAGCGTAACCGGATTAAATCCGATGAGATTAATGAGATTAATACGCCAGAATCCCGTGTAAAAATCCTTGTAGTGCCTACCAATGAGGAGTTTGAGATCGCTAAACAGAGCTTTGAGTTATTAAGTGAAGAACCGCCATGCGAGCAAATTGAATTGTATTAATCCGATAATTATTAGTTTTAAATTATAGTTTTAAATGGTTGTTTAAATTAATCATTTAAAATGTTTGCGGAGTAAAAAAAATTGCAGACCTTTGGTTTGTAATTACATTGTGCGTTGAAGACAATCTGACAAAAATTAAATAAGACAAGCAAGTGAAGTGCATAACAGAAAAAAGCGAGGATAAGATTAAGGAAGCGGCCAGGAGGGTTTTTCTGAAAAAAGGTTTTGACGGAACAACGTCGAGAGACATTGCCCGCGAAGCGGATATGAACATTGCATTGACCAATTATTATTTTAGAAGTAAGGAGAAGCTGTTTTTAGAAATTTTCAGTGAAGTGCTGGCGATGTATTTCAACAACACCATTGAGATTTTGAATAAAAGAATCAGCATTAAGGAGAAAATCTCGGAAATGATCGAGCATGATTTTGCGATGATGAAGAATGAACCGGATATGGTCATTTTCATTATGAACGAGATCCACAAAGAGCCGGATCGCTTGTTTACGAGCATGTTTCATTTCAAGCGGTTGCAGGAAACCTATTTTACCCAACAACTGGAAGAAGGCATTGCCAATGGAACGATCAGAGATATGCGGCTCGAAAATCTGCTGCCCCTGATCAAGTGTTCGGTCGAGTTTATCTACCTGGCCAAACCTATTCATAAAAAACTGTATAACATGACGGACGAAGGATTTGAGACTTTTGCCGAAACCCAGAAGGAGCACATTAAGGAAATGATTTGCAGTTATCTGGTTATTGGATAAATTTTTTTTGCCTATCATTTAAACAAACATTTAAAATAAACATTTACTTGAACTAAGCCATGAAATTAAAATTTCATATCGCAGCCCTTATGTCTTTTTTGGCCACCGGCAGCATTAAAGCGCAGGAGCATTCGCTGCCGCAACTATTGGAATTAGCCATGAAGAATGATTTTAGCATTCAGTCGGCGCAGTTGGAAGAAAGGAAAACCAATGCCAGAATTGATGAGGTAAAATCGGCCCTGCTTCCCAGTGTGAATGTTTCGGGGGATTACAAGCGTTACTTTAAAATTCCAGGTCAGGTTGTGCCGGCAAGTGCATTTGGCGGACCCGAAGGGCAGTACAGTACATTGGCTTTTGGATTGCCTTACAATCTGTCAACAACAGCGCAAGTAACTCAGAATCTGTACAATCCATCCGTAAGATATGCACTGAAAGCAGCGAATCTGAATCGGGAGCTTACCTCGTTAAGCACTGTAAAAACCAAGGAAGATGTAGCTTACAATGTTACAGATGCTTATTACAACTTGGTTACGGTAGTGCAGCAGATGGCTTTTTTAGACAGCAACCTTATTTCGCTGGATCGCATGTACAAAGTTTCTGATTTGCTTTATCAGAACAAACTGGGCCAACGCGTGGATGTGGACAGGATTTTGATCAACAAAACCACAACAGAAACGCAGCTGGCAACATTGAAAGACAATTACAGTCAGCTCGTCAACCTCCTGAAATATTACACCGGGACCCCGCAATCCGATTCGTTGCGTATAGCGATAAACGTTAGTGATGTTTCGCTTCCTGTGCAGTCGCAAGATGCCGAATCAAGGCGCACAGATGTGGCTTTAATACAAAAGCAGCGCGATTTGAACGAGTTGCAGGACAAGAACATTAAGTCTGGCTTTATCCCGACTGTAAGTGCTTACGGAACAGCAAATATGTCGTTCTACGCCAAAGCAGGGGAGAATTCAACCTTTCAGGACGTGCCGGGTTACTGGGCTGGGTTGCAGCTGAACTGGAGTGTTTTTGACGGGATGGCAAGAAGGGCGAAAAGGAGTCAGAACCAGATCGATAACGAGAAACTGGGTGTGCAGCTGCGGCAGGTCAAAGAGTCCATAGCCATGGAAGAAGCCAATGCGAGAAACAAATTTGCCGTAGAACAAAGGAATATTAATGCAAAGAAAGATCAGGTGGCTTTGGCCGGCAGGGTTTACAAACAGATCCAATTACAATTCAAAGAAGGAACGGTTTCGCTGACGGACGTAATTCAAGCAGAAAACAGCAACCTGGACGCCCAAAGTAATTACCTGACTTCCCTCGTCCAATTGCTGAAAGCCGAACTGGAATGGAAGAAGGCGACCGGCTCATTGATACAAAAATAACATACTCAATTACTACTGTACTAAACATTAACATCAAGATTATGAAACGCTTACTTATATTTTTAGCCGTGATTGCTGGCATAGGCCTTACTGCCGCCAAGTTATTGGACAACAAAGAAAAAACTGCCGCAAAAGTTTACGTTCCCGATGCAGATCCCAAAGTAGGGGTAAAGGTTGCGGTTGCGGAAATGCGGAAATTGTCGCAAGAAGCATCTTTTTTAGGCTCGTTTACGCCTAACCGGAAAGTTGAAATCCGGCCGCAGGCAGGTGGCGAAATCGTTCGTCTGAACATTCAGGAAGGTCAATTTGTGAAAGCAGGGCAGTTGATCGCCAAGCTGGACGATGAACAATTGCGTTACCAGATTGAGGCCGCGCAAGTAACATTGGAAGGTTACCAAAATGATTTGAAAAGATACGAAGTGCTTGTAAAAGGCGACGCGGTCCCGGCCGTGAACCTGGAGAGAACGCAACTGAGCATCCGCAGCACCGAGGCGCAGATCAAACAACTGAAAAAACAAGTGGCCAACACCAGCATTATAGCACCGTTTTCGGGCATCGTAACGGCTAAAATGGTTGAAAAAGGCTCTGTTGTGAGCATTGGAACGCCGATGGCTGAAATTACGGACATTTCACTTTTAAAACTGGTGGTTAACATTCCTGAAAAATCGATCAATGAATTCCGCAATGGCAGAACCATTGGCATTCAAACGGATGTGTATCCCGACGCCAGTTTCAGCGGAAAAGTGACCATGGTAAGCGCAGAAGGCGACGACGCGCACAATTATCCGGTTGAAATTACGGTCCAGAATTCACAGAAAAATCCTTTGAAAGCAGGCATGTACGGTTCCATTGCCAATAATGCCGAAGTGAAAGGCGAAGCGCTTGCAATCCCACGTCAGGCGATTACAGGTTCCGCTAAGCAGCCGCAGGTTTATGTGGTTGAAAATGGTAAGGCAAAGCTGCGCGACGTAGCCATTGGCGCGACGACGAATGAATTTTATGAAATTACAAAAGGTCTGAAGGCAG
It includes:
- a CDS encoding FAD:protein FMN transferase, which encodes MFSERIVKCVFIWGLSAVTSFTYAQESRYSFEQGMMGSPFKLVFYAKNDSVANIAAQSAFKRIEKLNELLSDYRDGSEINMLSAQSGSGKWVPVSDDLFNILAISQDISVKTDGAFDATLGPVVQMWRHATRKGIFPKESEIKEAMAKTGYTKMKLDPKSKKVFLSQKGMRLDIGGLGKGFAAEEAVKVLQTFGIKSIMMDAGGKIVLTSPPPGTEGWNITISNGSDSLKTMALSNVALATSGPTYRFMEYNGTRYSHIVDPKTGIGLLFHVRTTVISLDGTVADALATAFSVAGIAKSKKIIARFPDSKVWLVERQDERVAEWNTLE
- a CDS encoding amidase; translated protein: MKRRNFVRLASAAGITTVAFPFFQCQTKSANQEKHEPSKFALAEMTVVQMQEQMKQGKLSSRSITEHYLDQIAAFDKKGPKINAVIEVNPDALAIADAMDAERKNGKVRGPMHGIPVLIKDNIDTKDKMQTTAGSIALAGNIASVDAFVVKKMREAGTVILGKTNMSEWANFRSTRSSSGWSSRGGQTRNPYILDRSPCGSSSGSGAAVAANFCAVAVGTETNGSIACPAAMNGVVGIKPTVGLVSRSGIIPISATQDTAGPLGRTVADAAMLLSAMVGADPNDPAKTAVDYKIFTDFTASLYPNGLKGKRIGIEKDFLKQHEDVDALLKKALDQMREKGAVIVEVNYMKTQKVDGAESILLHYEFKDGLNKYLSKSNSKIKSLEALIAFNKANAAKAMPYFQQELLEISQEKGDLESKEYKEALKKILNVRNTLNALFESEKLDALCGPATGPAWCNDLVNGDFWTGYGGYGPAAISGFPSVTVPMGAVNELPVGISFLGKAFGEPDLIRIAYAYEQASKNRKAPRFIETVKA
- a CDS encoding efflux RND transporter periplasmic adaptor subunit, with amino-acid sequence MKRLLIFLAVIAGIGLTAAKLLDNKEKTAAKVYVPDADPKVGVKVAVAEMRKLSQEASFLGSFTPNRKVEIRPQAGGEIVRLNIQEGQFVKAGQLIAKLDDEQLRYQIEAAQVTLEGYQNDLKRYEVLVKGDAVPAVNLERTQLSIRSTEAQIKQLKKQVANTSIIAPFSGIVTAKMVEKGSVVSIGTPMAEITDISLLKLVVNIPEKSINEFRNGRTIGIQTDVYPDASFSGKVTMVSAEGDDAHNYPVEITVQNSQKNPLKAGMYGSIANNAEVKGEALAIPRQAITGSAKQPQVYVVENGKAKLRDVAIGATTNEFYEITKGLKAGEQVVTSGQINLQNGTSVIAQ
- the pta gene encoding phosphate acetyltransferase: MTKTIFIASAEPYAGKSVIALGLVNMLLSKTQKIGFFKPIISQQEPGRKDKHIEAIISYFSLPIAYEDTFAFTRQEVLQHPESENWGEMINTIISKFKKLEEDYDFTVIEGSDFLGEGIAFEFESNAAIAKNLGAPVLTIINGENKSTAQIINSALNVLRNFESREVQVLGIVANRVKAEQVEDVRELLRMQLPDDIMLTVIPWEKALLSPTMREIADALDAKVLFGEHLLSSQVDNYVTGAMMLPNFLNHIKENVLIITPGDRGDIVIGALQANLSTNYPKVAGIVLTAGTIPEEPVMRLVEGLQNIIPIIAVQQGTFGTTTAIGAIHSRITADNTKKIELAIDTFEKYVDMKKLDDKIITFQPEGITPHMFQYQLVKWAKSQKKHIVLPEGNDDRILRAAARLVGQNVVDLTILGDPTEVAAAIKRLGIDLDLNIVRVVNPTHSEHYEDYVETLYELRKNKNVNLEMARDLMTDVSYFGTMMVYKGHADGMVSGAVHTTQHTIRPALQFIKTKPGVSIVSSIFFMCLPDRVAIFGDCAVNPNPTASQLADIAISSAESSARFGIEPRIAMLSYSSGTSGEGEDVERVREATALVKERAPHLKVEGPIQYDAAVDPIVGNQKLSNSEVAGKASVLIFPDLNTGNNTYKAVQRETGALAIGPMLQGLNKPINDLSRGCTVDDIFNTVVITAIQCQQE
- a CDS encoding TetR/AcrR family transcriptional regulator; this translates as MKCITEKSEDKIKEAARRVFLKKGFDGTTSRDIAREADMNIALTNYYFRSKEKLFLEIFSEVLAMYFNNTIEILNKRISIKEKISEMIEHDFAMMKNEPDMVIFIMNEIHKEPDRLFTSMFHFKRLQETYFTQQLEEGIANGTIRDMRLENLLPLIKCSVEFIYLAKPIHKKLYNMTDEGFETFAETQKEHIKEMICSYLVIG
- a CDS encoding TolC family protein: MKLKFHIAALMSFLATGSIKAQEHSLPQLLELAMKNDFSIQSAQLEERKTNARIDEVKSALLPSVNVSGDYKRYFKIPGQVVPASAFGGPEGQYSTLAFGLPYNLSTTAQVTQNLYNPSVRYALKAANLNRELTSLSTVKTKEDVAYNVTDAYYNLVTVVQQMAFLDSNLISLDRMYKVSDLLYQNKLGQRVDVDRILINKTTTETQLATLKDNYSQLVNLLKYYTGTPQSDSLRIAINVSDVSLPVQSQDAESRRTDVALIQKQRDLNELQDKNIKSGFIPTVSAYGTANMSFYAKAGENSTFQDVPGYWAGLQLNWSVFDGMARRAKRSQNQIDNEKLGVQLRQVKESIAMEEANARNKFAVEQRNINAKKDQVALAGRVYKQIQLQFKEGTVSLTDVIQAENSNLDAQSNYLTSLVQLLKAELEWKKATGSLIQK
- a CDS encoding acetate/propionate family kinase, translating into MNILIINSGSSSLKYQFFKMPEQKPLCVGIIERIGKENCFIRHKVQRDGVEKLTEKTFFVKDHSEGLQNVVQLLTDPETGVIEKTGEIEVIGHRVVHGGEDFTTAVMVTDEVKEKIRSLFSLAPLHNPVNYKCIEIAEKTFPDAKQIAVFDTAFHQSMPEYAFRYAIPEKYYSEMRIRAYGFHGTSHKFVSSAAMNWLQKPDAKIISIHLGNGCSITAVDAGKSLDTSMGFGPLSGLIMGTRSGDIDPSVILHLLRQEKKTPDEMDVLLNKQSGMMGLTGHSDMRDVRKLLEMGNYDAELAADMFAYRIKKYIGSYAAILNGLDAVIFTAGVGENDALMRERVCRDMEFLGLTIDSERNRIKSDEINEINTPESRVKILVVPTNEEFEIAKQSFELLSEEPPCEQIELY